In Anaerobranca gottschalkii DSM 13577, the genomic window TAGACTATATTGTTTTACCCATCTTCTGATAGTTGTAGGGATAACACCAATATCTCTAGCTACATCAGTTGTTTTTTTCCCTAATTCGGTAATAAGTTTCACTATTTCTTTCTTATAATCATCAGTAAATTTATTTTTATTGTTCATAGCTGAAACACGTCCTTTCTCTTTTTATTATAGCAACATTTCTACGTGTCCAGCAAATCTAGTACAGTCTATTTCATTTTTTCTTAACATACCACTGTCAGGGTCTGTCTTGCTAATCTTATTTTCCTTTAATTCTTGCTTTTTTTTACTAACATCCAAAGGTTTTTTGTCGTGTATTTCCCGATCTTTGTTGATTTCTTGGTCTAAAAGCTCTTGATAATTTCTTGCTTCTTTTTCTAATAATACTTTATCAAATTTCTTTTTGTTAGCATTCGCTTTTACATGAGTTGCATCTATGAAAACAGCATCTGCTTTAACAAAACCTGCCTTTATTGCCTCTTCTAATATCCTAATAAATATCCTCTCAAATATATCTGTATCTTTAAATCTTCTAATATAATTCTTCCCAAATGTTGTAAAATGAGGTATTTGCTCATTAAGTCCATAACCGATAAACCAACGATAAGCAGCATTTGTTTGTATTTCTAAGATAGTTTGACGCATGGATTTTATTCCAAATATGTATTGAATAAATACTATCTTAAAAAGTACTACAGGATCTATACTTGGACGTCCGTTGTCCATACAATATTTATCTGAAACAAGATCATATATGAAATCAAAATTTATAGCTGCATCGAGCTTTCTTACCAAATGATCTTCTGGTATTAGTTGGTCTAAGCACAATATTTCATATTGATTACGTACATCATCTTTATTTCTTGTTAACATTTAATACACCACCTAACATCTTCTCTATATTATTTATATATTAGATAAAAAACTAGAGAATCCTTTTTATTTTCAAGGATTCTCTTTGTTTTTAGACTTTGTCTTCAGTCTGAGAGCGTATAGGTCACACTTCTTTGACTTATACGCTCATTTTTTTTAACATCATATTAACTTTAACCCTCGTCAGCCTTACCAAACACTCAACATGCCTTGAGAGCATGAAAAAGATAAAAAAATACCAAATATCTGTTGATATTATTTTAGAAAATGTAAATCGAATTTAATACATGCACCACCATGTTTTGCATTAAAGGCAACAATACTTCCGCCATGCATTTCTACCAGTCTTTTTGCAATATAAAGTCCCAGCCCTGCATGACCATCTTTGGAAGAACGTGACTCATCTCCCCTGTAAAATTTCTTAAATAGATTTGATAGATTTTTACTACTAAATCCCCTTCCTGTATCACATACTTTAAAACAAATATTATCACAGGTAATATCCGCATTAATTGTTATTGTACCATTTTCCGGCGTATTACAGATGCTGTTCGAAACGATATTGTCAAGAATACGCTCAAGTTTTACAACATCAATAGGACATGTTATTTCAGCCTGATTTCTATATGTTACATCAACCTTAAAATCTATCTTTTTATTTTTTGTCATCATCTCATAACTTTCTTTTTTCTGCATTAAAAAAGAGTATATATCCACTGGAGCGATATTAAGTTCTGCGCCAGACATCTCAAGGTCTGCGGCGTAAAGCATTTCCCTAATAAAGTTGGTTCCCTTATTTGCATTATCTTTTATTACTTGCAAATATTTTTGGGTCTTTTGAGTATCAACATAATTGCCTTCCAGAAGTGATTCAACGTAGCCCTGTATTACAGAAAGAGGTGTTTTTAGGTCATGGGCCAGAGCCTGAACCATTTCCTGTCTTTCCTGCTCTGCTTTCCACTGTGATAAAGACTTTTTAAGTTCGTTTTTCATTTCATTAAATGCTTCACAAAGTCTTCCAAGCTCATTATCGGCATAATAATCTATACTAAAATCAAGATCCTTCTCCTTTATCTTTCTTGATGCATCAATAAGCGTATTAACCGGCTTACCTATATTAGCAGCAAATTTCTTTGAAAAAAACAATGTAAAGATTACTATATAAATAAACGGGGAAAAAACAATTAAAATAAATAATGGTACCAGCATTATTTTATCTGATATGCTTGGATAATGAGGTGTTAGTGTATATGATAATGAAACTGCTCCGCTTATTTTCCCTTGAGAATCGAATACCGGGATGATTCTTGTATATCTTCCATCTATTCTAATGGTAGTATTCACTTTACTATATAAATTCTCTTTGCCATTTAAAAGTTTTTTATAATCTGTTCCATATATCATATTGCCATTTTCATCCATAACTTGAAACAATATACCTTCTGAAGGAATTATTTTCTCAAGAAGTTGTTTTTCGCTCTCGTTTAAAAGAATTACACCTTCTTTTCTGATATAGCCTTCAATATCTGGAATTTTCTTTTCATAGTAGTTGGCCGGATATACTTTTTTATATTCAATTTTTGTATAAATAACATACCCCGCATAATACGTAGCTATTGTAGCTATTATGCTTGATATGACAATTAAAATAAACGTTATTACAAATTGTGATTTCAGAGGCTTTCTTTCCAACATATAAATACACCCTCTAAATATATATATATAATTTCGCATTACATTATTTTGTTAAATCGATAGCCGATACCCCATACCGTCGATATATACTCTGTATCGCAATCAAATTCAGCTATCTTTGCTCTTATGTTTTTCACATGCTCAGTCACAGTTGAAGAATCTCCTTCTGCGTCATATCCCCAAACCTTCTCATAAATCTGTTCTTTTGAAAACACCTGACCCGGATGCATTAAAAGCAGTTCTAAAATTTCAAATTCTCGTTTAGTAAGAGATATGATATTATCATTAATCTTAACCTGTCTTGATTTTAAATCAACCGACAGTCTGCCAAAGTTAATCAACACTCTCTTGTTTAAGTTATTAAGGAAGATAGCCCTTTTCTCTCTCCTTAAATGTGCATCTATTCTCGCGAGCAGTTCATTAAGGCTAAAAGGCTTTATTAAATAATCATCGCCTCCTAAGGCAAGGCTTTTTAGCTTATCGGTTTCCGACTGTTTTGCACTCAAAAATATGATCGGGCAAAGAACTGCATCTCTTATTTTTCTACAGACTTCATACCCATCAACGCCAGGCATCATAATGTCAAGAATAATGATGTCCGGCTGTTCTTGGGCTTTTCTAATACCGTTTTCACCGTCATATGCTGCTAATACAATATGACCTCTGCTCTCAAGAGAATCTTTTAATAGAATAACTAAGTCTTCCTCATCATCAATGATAAGAATCTTATTCATACTGATTAAGCCTCCCCTTTCATTTTTCTTTAATCAGATATTTTTCTACCCTCCCATCTTTTAAACCAAATCAAACCTCCAACCAGTAAACTAACAAAAAGTACTGCAGTTGGAATAAGACCCTTTATAGCTTGATCTGCGATAAAACCTGAAGATATGATTTCGGGTGGTAATTTCATGCCAGGCAAATATAATAAATATGCTCCTGCTAACCCTGCTAAACGAACTGGCCATGCCCACGGTACAAATTGCCAGATCTTATTGCCCAGACTTGTTGCCATCAAAGCAGCTATTAGAACACCACCGCCACCAATACCAATTGATGCACCCATTCCCCATGCGAAACTTATCCATAAATGGAATGCCAACAGTGGAAGGGTTCCTATCATAGCCATTATAGCTGCTATAATAAAAATCGGCCAGGATATATACATATTTAATATAAAGCTTAATCCTAATAATAGCACTAATACTGCAAGTAAAGTACTTGCCGATGCCAACAAAATAAGTATTGATAGTTTTCCAAGGTATAAATCCCTGCGCGGCAGTTTGCTTCCGAGAAAGCCGTTGCAACTACCGGCAAGTTCCTCCTGATGTATCATTAATCCTGATATTAAACCTGCACCAAATGGGATAACCAGTGCGGTCCATGCTTCAAAAAATACCTGAAATATTGAAATTTGAATGTCTATCATTATTGCCTTTAATGAAAAATACCATATAATAAGTGCTGCAAAAATCACAGGTGTTAAAAACGCAAGCCATCTTATAGGCGTGCGCTTTGTCTTAATCCATTCTGATATTAATATCTTCATCATCTTACCTCCCTTCTATTAAACCACACTGCTGTAATTATAGTAAAGATTATTAAGGCAGCAATTGCCAGAGCTACCCCTGCTGGTATTACTGAAGGACTGCTAAGGGGATTTGATGTCTCCAAGGGAACCCCATTTGGGTGTACGCCTATTATAGGACACATAAGCCTTGTCGCCCAACTCCATGGG contains:
- a CDS encoding transposase; amino-acid sequence: MNNKNKFTDDYKKEIVKLITELGKKTTDVARDIGVIPTTIRRWVKQYSL
- a CDS encoding sensor histidine kinase; its protein translation is MLERKPLKSQFVITFILIVISSIIATIATYYAGYVIYTKIEYKKVYPANYYEKKIPDIEGYIRKEGVILLNESEKQLLEKIIPSEGILFQVMDENGNMIYGTDYKKLLNGKENLYSKVNTTIRIDGRYTRIIPVFDSQGKISGAVSLSYTLTPHYPSISDKIMLVPLFILIVFSPFIYIVIFTLFFSKKFAANIGKPVNTLIDASRKIKEKDLDFSIDYYADNELGRLCEAFNEMKNELKKSLSQWKAEQERQEMVQALAHDLKTPLSVIQGYVESLLEGNYVDTQKTQKYLQVIKDNANKGTNFIREMLYAADLEMSGAELNIAPVDIYSFLMQKKESYEMMTKNKKIDFKVDVTYRNQAEITCPIDVVKLERILDNIVSNSICNTPENGTITINADITCDNICFKVCDTGRGFSSKNLSNLFKKFYRGDESRSSKDGHAGLGLYIAKRLVEMHGGSIVAFNAKHGGACIKFDLHFLK
- a CDS encoding response regulator transcription factor, which codes for MNKILIIDDEEDLVILLKDSLESRGHIVLAAYDGENGIRKAQEQPDIIILDIMMPGVDGYEVCRKIRDAVLCPIIFLSAKQSETDKLKSLALGGDDYLIKPFSLNELLARIDAHLRREKRAIFLNNLNKRVLINFGRLSVDLKSRQVKINDNIISLTKREFEILELLLMHPGQVFSKEQIYEKVWGYDAEGDSSTVTEHVKNIRAKIAEFDCDTEYISTVWGIGYRFNKIM
- a CDS encoding lantibiotic immunity ABC transporter MutG family permease subunit, translating into MKILISEWIKTKRTPIRWLAFLTPVIFAALIIWYFSLKAIMIDIQISIFQVFFEAWTALVIPFGAGLISGLMIHQEELAGSCNGFLGSKLPRRDLYLGKLSILILLASASTLLAVLVLLLGLSFILNMYISWPIFIIAAIMAMIGTLPLLAFHLWISFAWGMGASIGIGGGGVLIAALMATSLGNKIWQFVPWAWPVRLAGLAGAYLLYLPGMKLPPEIISSGFIADQAIKGLIPTAVLFVSLLVGGLIWFKRWEGRKISD